A stretch of DNA from Paracoccus methylovorus:
TTGGATCGGCTGTGTGCTTCAGGCCCCGCGAAGAGGTGGAGCGAGCAGGACCACTATCCGACGGACGCAGAGATCAGGAAATTTTTCTGGCGAATACGGTACCGCCAAGCCCGCTTCGTGCCAGATCAGATGTCCGACACCGCCGTAACGCTTGAAACCGAACCTCTGAGGGTGATGATCCAAGCCCGGTAATCGTGGGTCATTTCTTAAAAGTTACCTAGCCCTTGTAAAGACTGGTGGGTGGTGAAGGACTCGAACCCAACATCTTCGGTGTAAATGAGACCAATCTGCCATTATGCAATTGAAATTGCTATGTGTTATGTTCCCGTCCTGTCAACGGAATTGAACAGTAAAAGCCGGAACAAAACGGGGGGTTGGGAACACTTTTCGCGCTGCCTAGAGCGTTGGTTGCTGCACGCCATTGATGAAACCGCCAAGAAGCGCGGCATGAACCGTGCGTCTTGTCTCGCCTCTGCTGCGCGACATGAACTTGTCGGCGCGTGACGCAAAAAAACAAGACAGCCACCGGGTTTAAGCCGCCATTGACGATGGCACGCTCGTGTCCTATCTGCGACAGGACAACAGAAGGAGACTTATGCACAGAGGCTTCGATTGAACCGCATGTAGCGGCATCGTTCGGCACATGGCGTGTCGATCCTTTTTGCATGATTTCCGTGGAGTTCTCATGGAGAACCAAAACCTAGTGATCCGACCCTTTGATGTGGCGACGGATATCGAAAAATTGTCGAGCATCTGGTTCGAGGCATCCTTGAAGGCACATCCATTCATCGGTGAGCCAAGGCTTCTCGAACAACGCAGACTGATCGAGAGAAAATACCTTCCAAAAGCAGAGACTTGGGTTGCCTGTCATGCGGGTGAAGCTATCGGCTTCATCAGCCTGCTGGGCAACTTTATCGGCGGGATCTTCATTGCGCCAGACCGGCAAGGCATGGGCGTGGGGCGCAAGCTTATCGCGCACGCTCTGGACCGGAAGGGCGAGCTTTCCCTTGAGGTCTATACTGCGAACGAACAGGCGGTCCGCTTCTACACCTCTCTCGGCTTCCGGGAGGTTTCACGGCGCGATGTCGATGATTTCGGCTATCCGTTCCAGAACGCTGCTCTGCACCTGAAGGGCTGAACAACAGACCGGGCAGGACCTCTCCTGCCCGGTCACGGCGCTCACTCTTTTCGGGAATGATCCCTACCGCACTCCCCACAACGTCGACGTGGCCAAGGTTGATTCGTGGCTATTAGTCCAGATCCGCCCCGGAACAGTGAAAGGCCACAGTCGGGACAGGCAAAACCAAAAAGAGCGATCCCGCCATGGACCAGCCATATTACCGCAAGGCCAACAATCCAGCTCGAACCCAGCTCAAAGGGAAGGGCGAAAATCGCCACCAGGAAAAAAGCCGACCAGACCGTAAAAATCCACGCCTTATGGTATAGTGTCACTGCCGGTTTCCAATTTTTGCATAACCTCTAGGGCTTCGTTTTTCAGACCCAAGCTGGCATGGATGGAGTGCGGCAGCAATGTCCCGGTCTGCCTGTCTACCGCAACGCCGCGGGCCCCCCCTGCGCATGCAACCATTTGCCCATTGCAGATTTAGCGCCGCCGGGTTCACCTTGCCTTGGGAGGTAAGGTGATGCGCCAGACCATCTACGCGGCAATCGCCGCACTGATGCCGCTGACCGCTGTTGCGGAGGGCATAGCCCTGTTTCCGGTCAAGCTGCTCGATACCTCACAGGAGGTCCGCGACCAGACAACCGATCATGAGCGGCGCCTCGGCATTCTGACCGATATTTTATATTCGGAACTGGATGGAGCAAAACTGATTGGCTTGGGTTCGATCTCTCATTGCCAGCCTCAAACCACCGACTGCCTGCTTGCTGTGGCGCAGGACGCGGAAACCACGCAAGCTGTCTTCGTGGTGGTGCAGAAGGCAAGCACGCTCATCCTGCAGATCTTCGTCACCTTGGTGGATGTGGAGTCGGGTGAACTGATCGCCAGCCGAGATCTCAATTTCCGAGGCGACAATGACGAGTCTTGGCGTCACGCAGGCATGTTTCTGGTGGGACAGCTGCAGAGTCTGGGCGATTAGCGTTGGTGGGCTTGGCGGCGGCAACCAATCCGCTAGCCGCCATTCATCAGCGCTACGATCAGCCGCAGCTTCAGCCCATTGAGCCCATTGCGGACCGCCGCAGGGAAGCTACTCTACGCGCAGTTCGCTTGGAGGCTGCAATGCGATCAATTTTTTTGGCTGCTTGGACTAGCAGGGTGTGAGCCCGCGAAGCCTGTTGAGGCGATAGGGTATGCAGAGCGTCGTCAACTGGCTGAACAAGTTGTTGAAGGGTGCGCAGCGTTGGGACTGGAACTGGACACCCCCAAGATGGATCAGTGTTTGACTGCTGAAGCGCAAAAGGAAATTTTTACCCGCCGCATGAATGCTTCCCAGCGCGGTGGGACTATACTTATTATCAAGGCAGGTGGAAGCACCGGCCCTGACGCCATGCGCGGCGTCAGGCAATAGCCATCATCAAGCAAGCGCCGGCGGGATCGGTGTTTGGCCTGATCGCTGCCGGAAGGACAATCAGCCAAAACGCAAAAATGTGGGCATGCCTGACGGATATTGCCCTCGCCAAGCCGGAAGGGCGCGCCATGTCGCCGGAAGCTTGGAAGTCCGCATTTATGTCGGCGCTTGGCTACGAGATCATCTGGCAGCCGGGTATCGACAACTCGGCAAGAACATCCTGCCGGACTTCGGGCACCTGTCGGCCGACCAGATCACGGTCGAGGATTGCAGGTCATTCATCGCCAAGCGCCGTCGCGCCGGGCGGCTGGACGGCACCATTCGCACCGATCTTGGCTGCTTGCAGACCTGCCTGTCATGGGCAGGAAAAACCCGGCTGATCCCTACCGCGCCAAGGATCGAACTGCCCCGGACGCCCCAGCCCCGCGACCGCTATTTGACCCGTAAGGAGGTTGAACAGCTGATCGCTGCCGCCGATGCCCCACATATCAGGCTGGCCATCCTCTTGATGGTGACCACCGCTAGCCGGATCGGGGCACTGCTGGAGCTGACATGGGATCGCGTTGACCTTGCGCGCCGCGTGATAAAGCTGGCGCCGAACGATCTGGGGCCGCGCAAGGGCCGTGCCACCGTGCCTATCAACGACAGCCTTATGGCTGCACTGCAAAACGCGAAGCTGTCAGGCGTGTCGGACTATGTGATCGAATGGGGAGGTCGGAAGGTCGGGTCAATCAAGGCCGGCTTCAACGCCGCAGTCGCCCGAGCCGGAATTTCACACTGCACGAGGCACGATCTGCGCCGGACGGCGGGGCGCTTTATGGCTGAGGCCGGCGTGCCCATCGAGGAAATCGCAGAATATCTTGGTCACACCAACCCGAACATAACTCGCGCCACTTATGCGCGATTCAGCCCCCAACACCTCCGGAAAGCGGCTGGTGCGCTTGAGATTCGACCGGTCGTATCGGTTCGACAAACCAAAGAGCGCACCCTATGAGGCATGGTAACACATTGAATTTTTTGGTGACCCCGACAGGATTTGAACCTGTAACCTGCCCCTTAGGAGGGGGCTGCTCTATCCAGTTGAGCCACGGGGCCGTTCGACGCCTCTTTTGCCCTCTGGTCAGGGAAATGGCAAGCTTGCCGCGGGGGGGCGGAGAAGATAACGGTAACATGATTGCGTCCCGGTAGTTGCGATGAACACAAAAAGACCCCGCCGCCCCCTGACCTTGCGTGATGTGTCCGAAGCCTCGGGCGTGTCCGAGATGACCGTCAGCCGTGTGCTGCGCAATCGCGGCGATGTATCGGCCGCCACGCGCGAGAAAGTGCTGACCGCCGCCCGCACACTGGGCTATGTCCCAAACAAGATCGCCGGAGGGCTGGCCAGCCAGCGCGTGAACCTGGTGGCGGTGGTCATCCCCTCGCTTTCGAACATGGTGTTTCCCGATGTGCTGGGCGGGATCTCGGCCGAGTTGGACGATACCGGGCTGCAACCGGTGGTGGGGGTAACGAACTACAGCCCCTCGCGCGAGGATACGGTGCTTTACGACATGCTTAGTTGGCGACCTTCGGGGGTGATCCTTGCCGGGCTGGAACACAGCAGGGCGGCACGGGCGATGCTGGACAATGCAGGGCTGCCGGTGGTCGAGATCATGGACGTGGACGGCGAACCGATCGACACCGCCGTCGGTATCTCTCATCGCCGCGCCGGGAACGAGATGGCCGACGAGATCCTGGCAGCCGGCTATCGCCGCATCGGTTTCATCGGCACCCACATGCCCGAGGATCACCGCGCCCGCAAACGGCTGGCCGGCTTTGAGGAGCGGCTGGGCGAACACGGCGTGCAACTGGCGGCACGGGAATATTATCAGGGCGGGTCTTCGTTGCTGAAAGGGCGCGAGTTGACCGAGCGTATCCTGACCCGGGAACCGGATCTGGATTTTCTTTACTTCTCCAACGACATGATCGGCGCCGGCGGGCTGTTGTGGTGCCTGGAGAATGGCTATGACATTCCGAGCCGGCTGGGACTGGCCGGGTTCAACGGGGTCGAACTGCTGGACGGCCTGCCGATGCGGCTGACCACCACCGACGCGCGGCGCATCGACATCGGCCGGCGCGCGGCCCGTATCGTCGCCGGCAAGGAGCCGAGGCCGGAAAGCGGCGTCGTGGCGCTGGCGCCAACCATCATGCCCGGCGAGACCATCCGCAGGCGCTGAGATCCAAGCGTGGCGCCCGGACAGGCACCGTCGCAGGGGTATTTGGACAACAGAGAAGGGCGGGTCAGCCGAGGTCGGGGAAGAATATTCCCTTGGGCGAGGGGGTAAATATCTCGCATCCATCGGGGGTGACGCCGATCGAATGTTCGAACTGGGCCGAGAGCGACTTGTCGCGCGTCACCGCAGTCCAGTCGTCAGCGAGGATCTTGGTTTCGGGACGGCCCAGATTGACCATGGGCTCGATGGTGAAAAACATCCCCTCTTCCAGCACCGGGCCTTTGCCGGGGCGACCGAAATGCAGCACATTCGGGGGCGCATGGAAGGTTCGGCCAAGGCCATGGCCGCAAAAATCGCGCACCACCGACATGCGGTTCGATTCCACATAGGACTGGATCGCCCAGCCGATGTCGCCGAAAGTGGCGCCGGGGCGCACGGCCTCGATCCCCTTCATCAGCGCGTCATGGGTGACCTGGATCAACCGGCGCGCCTTGACGCTGGGCCGGCCCGCAACATACATGCGCGAGCTGTCGCCATACCAGCCATCGACGATCACCGTCACGTCGATGTTCAGGATATCGCCGTCGGTCAGGAGCTTTTCGCCCGGAATGCCGTGGCAGACGACGTGGTTCACGCTGATACAGCTGGCATGCTGATAGCCGCGATAGCCGATGGTGGCGCTGACGGCGCCCAGTTCCTCGACCCGGTTCCGGATGAAATCGTCCAGCGCGCCGGTGGTGGCGCCGGGCTGCACGAGCGAGCCGACCTCATCCAGGATCTGTGCCGCGATCAGCCCGGCCGCATGCATGCCCTGAAAGTCCTGCGGGTCGTGAATGCGGATTCCCTCGCGGGTCTGGCGTGCGTCGTTCATGGCGTCCTCGTACTGGTCTGCCACACAGATAGTCCCATGGCGCCACTTGTTCCAGCCCCTCGGGCGGACCTATACATTTGCAGACCGCACCAGATCGCCAGAGGAACGCGCCTATGCAATCCGACAATCCCACTGCAGCCATCCTCGTCATCGGGGACGAGATCCTTTCGGGCCGCACGCGCGAGGGCAACGCCCATTACCTGTCGCAAGTGCTCAACAGCATCGGCGTGGACCTGCGCGAGGTGCGCGTCGTCGGCGACGACCAGGACCAGATCGTCGCGTCGATCAGGGCGCTGGACAAATCGCTGGGCGGCGCCTGGGACATGCTGTTCACCAGCGGCGGCATCGGTCCGACGCATGACGACATCACCGCCGATGCCGTGGCTGCCGCCTTTGGCACCGGCATCGAAATCAACGAAGAGGCCCGGCGCATCATGGTCGAACGCTGGGAGGCGCGCGGGGTCGAGGTCACGGGCAACCGGCTGCGCATGGCCCGCATCCCCTTGGGCGCGGCGCTGATTCCGAACGCCCATTCCGCCGCACCCGGTTTCCACATCGGCAACACCTATGTCATGGCAGGCGTGCCCGAGGTGTTCCGCGCCATGGTCGAGGCGATTGTGGATACGCTGCCCACCGGCCGGCCCTCGGTCAGCGAGGCGTTGGAGGTACTGCGCCCCGAATCCGATGTGGCCGACGAGTTGCGCGCGGTGGCCGACGACTTTCCGGACCTGTCGCTGGGATCATACCCATTTCAGCGCGGCCAGCGCTACGGCACCAGCCTGGTGATTCGGGGATTGGACGGCAAGCGCGTCACCGACGCCATGACCGCCCTGCGCGAAAGGCTGGCAATGTGATCGCCGATCCCCAGATCGCCCGCGCCTTCGAGACGACCTGGCCCGCCGCCGAATACGCCTCCGTTGGCGGTCTTGTGGTTGGGCGCGGCAGGGGCGGCGGTGGTCGCGTCAGTTCGGCCCGCGCGGCACGGCCCGACTGGAGCGATACCGACATCGCCCGTGCCGAGGCGGTGCAGCGCGGCTGGAACGAGCAGCCCATGTTCCGCGTGGCCGATGACGATGCGGCATTGGCGGCGGCGCTCGTCGCCCAAGGCTATCGCCACGGCACGCCGACGGCGATCCTTGCCGCCGATTGCGCCCATCTCGGCGCCCTGCCCGTCCCGCCGATGACCGCCTTTCCGATCTGGCCACCGCTGGCCATGCAGCGCGACATCTGGCGCGACGGCAGTGTTTCGGCCCCGCGGCAAGCGGTGATGGATCGCGTTGCCCTGCCCAAGACTGCTTTGCTGGGGCGGATAACGGATCGTGCGGCGGGGGCGGCCTTTGTGGCGCTGGACGGACCGGTCGCCATGATCCATGCCATCGAGGTGGTGCCCGCCCTGCGCCGGCAAGGGGTGGCGGGATGGCTGGTGCGCATGGCCGCAATCTGGGCACAGGAACAGGGCGCCGACAGGCTGGCGCTGGCGGTCAGCCGCGCCAATACCGCCGCGCGCGCCGCCTATGACCGGCTGGGATTTACCGAATTGGGCGGCTACGGTTATTGGAGCAAGGACTGAACGTCGCGCTCAGGCCGGGTCCATTGCCAGACGGCGCAGTTCTTTCTTGAGCAGCTCTAACTCGCTGCGCATCAGGGCCAGTTCGGCATGCAGGTCGCCGTCCAGAATGTCGCCGGCAATCAGCGTCAGGCTGCCCAGATGCGCCGCACCGGGCTGGGGCGGCTCGCCCTCGGCCCCCTGATCTTCCAGCAGCAGAAAGCTTTGCACCCCGTCCGAAAGACGCTCAGCCGGGATCGCGGCGGCGACAAGCCAGCGCCCCTCGGCCTCGGCGGTTGCGCGGGCCTCGGCCAGGCGGCTGCCCATATGCACCAGCACCAGCCGCCCCGGCTGGGCCTCGCGATGGATCACGCCCTCCCAGATGCCGCTTTTCAGCCCGAGGGATTCAAATTCGCTCATGGGAAATTCCTTGGTCAGAACTCGGCCCGAAGATGACGCGAGACAAACAGTTCGCGGATTTCGACCGCGTTCATACGGGGGGCTTCAAAGATCAGATCCAGCCAGATTTTTTCCAGCCGCTTCTCATTCAACTGAGTATAGGCCAAGTCGAACTCGGTGACTTGCTGGCTGTAGACGCCTGGCTCGAAACCGGGCAGTTGCAGCGTGATTTCGTCGATATTCGGGCCATGGCCGATGTTCAGGCGCGCATAGACGCAGGCCGCACGTTCGGCCGAGATTCCCGTCTCAAGTCGCAGAATGTGGCTGCGGGTCAGCCCCTGCAACACGCTCGCCGGCAGATCGACCGACAGCGACAGGAAGCTGCCGGAAAAGCCAAAACCCTCCAGCCGGATGCCAAAGGGTGACAGCTCGGTTGCGCCGGACGTGACGATTTGCTCCAGAATCAGTGCCCGTTCGGGGCAATCATGCCAAACCGCCGCGCCATCGCAAAGCAGGCCGCCGCTTTCGGGGGCGACCAGACCGCGGGGCGAGATCCGTCCGGCCATGAAAGCTGGGCGCCAGCGCCAATCCGTGCCACCCGGCAGATGCAGCGCATCCAGCGCCGCGCGAGAACGCACCGCATGACGGTCGGCCCCGGTCAGAAAACGGTTCAGATTGCCGCGCAGGTCCAGCGCTTCGCTGCGCAGATGGCGCAGGCTGGCGGGGCCAAGCGCCTCGACCCCGTTGGCCAGTGCCGTCCATTGCCGCAGCACCTGTTCGCGCGCCTTGCGTTCAAGCCATTTGCGAGGGCGTATTGCCATGCGTCCGCCTGTTATTGATCCATATAGACATGGGTTTCGGCCGCAGCCCCCGGATGGGTGACGGCGCCATACCGGGCCTTACCAACCAATTGCGCATATTTCCACAGCACCCCAGCGGCATAGTCGGTCTTGCGCGGCCCGGCCCATTCCGCACGGCGACGGGCCAGCTCCTCGTCCGGCAAGGCCACCGAAATCTCGCCCCTGAGCGCGTCGATGGTGATCATGTCGCCGTCGCGGATCAGGGCGATGGGTCCGCCATGCGCCGCCTCGGGGCCGACATGGCCGACGCAGAAACCGCGTGTCGCGCCGGAAAACCGGCCATCGGTGATCAAGGCCACCTTTTTGCCCATGCCCTGCCCCGACAATGCCGCGGTGGTCGCCAGCATCTCGCGCATGCCGGGTCCGCCCGCCGGGCCTTCGTTGCGGATCACGATGACGCAGCCCTCGCTGTAGTCGCGGCGGGTGACGGCCTCGAAAGCCTCTTCCTCGCATTCGAACACGCGGGCCGGGCCGGTAAAGACCTGATGTTCGGGCGTGATGCCGGCGACTTTCACGATGGCCCCATCAGGCGCAAGATTGCCCTTTAGCCCGACGACACCGCCGGTTCGCGACAGCGGTGCGGCCACCGAATGGATGACCTTGCCGTCGATCTCGCGATCGACCAGATCCAGTTCCTCGCCCATGGTGCGGCCCGATGCAGTGATGCAATCCTCGTGGATCAGGCCGGCGCGACGCAGCTCGCGCATGACGACGGGAACGCCGCCAGCCTCGAACAGGTCCTTGGCGACGTAATCGCCCCCCGGCCGCAGGTTCACGAAATAGGGCGTGTCGCGGAACACGTCGCAGACGTCGAACAGGTCAAAGGGGATGCCGGCTTCATGCGCGATGGCGGGCAGGTGCAGCCCGGCATTGGTCGAGCCGCCAGTGCAGGCCACCACCCGGGCGGCATTCTCCAGCGACTTGCGGGTCACCACGTCGCGAGCGCGGATGTTCTTTTCGATCAGGGTCATCACCGCCTCGCCCGAGGCCAGCCCGTATTGATCGCGCGATTCATAGGGCGCCGGCGCGCCCGAGCTGTTCATCAACGCCAGCCCGATGGCTTCTGACACGCAGGCCATGGTGTTCGCGGTATATTGCCCGCCGCAGGCCCCGGCCGAGGGACAGGCCACGCGCTCAAGAATTTCCAGTTCGGCATCCGACATCTTGCCGGCCGCGTGCTGGCCCACGGCCTCGAACACGTCCTGCACGACGACGTCCCTGCCGTTCAGCTTGCCCGGCAGGATCGAGCCGCCATAGATGAACACCGAGGGCACGTTCAGCCGCACCATGGCCATCATCATGCCCGGCAGCGATTTGTCGCACCCCGCCAGCCCGACCAGCGCGTCATAGCAATGGCCGCGCATGGTCAGTTCGACCGTGTCGGCGATGGCATCGCGCGACGCGAGGCTGGAGCGCATCCCCTCATGCCCCATGGCGATGCCGTCGGTGACGGTGATGGTGGTGAACTCGCGCGGACAGCCGCCGCCCTTTTTCACACCCTGTTTGACGGATTGCGCCTGACGGGCCAAGGCGATGTTGCAGGGGGCGGCCTCGTTCCAGCAGGTGGCGACGCCCACCCAAGGGGAATGGATCTCGTCTTCGGATATTCCCATGGCATAGAAATAGCTGCGATGCGGGGCGCGGGCCGGGCCTTCGGTGACATGGCGGCTGGGCAGGCGCGACTTGTCGAAACGGCTGTTTTTCATGGCTGTGTCCTCTGGCTAATTCTGGATAAGCCCCGCCCGCCCGTGGGACAAGGGCTTCGGCCCCAAGCGCCGCCCGCAGTCCTCAGTCCGCGACGGTCACCCGGTTGCGGCGTCCAGACGGGCGGCCATGATCAGATCGTTCATGGTTACGCCACCCGCCGAATGGGTCGCATAGGTGACGCTGGCAAACCCCCAGCCAAAGGCGATGTCGGGATGATGGTTGGCGGCCTCGGCCTGCCATGCGGCAAGATTGGCCAGTTGCGCGGCGCGCTTGAAGCTTTTGAAGCGCCAATCGCGGCGGATCGACTTGCCATCCTGCGCAAGCCGCCATTCCGGCAGGTCGGCCAGCGCGGCGCGCAATTCGGCGGTTGCCAGCGCCGGGGCGCCGTCCACGATCTTTTCCTTGCCCAGTCCGGTCATCGAAACCTCCGTCACAGGATCGGCGCTGCCAGCGCCAAAAGATTGTTGCGCAGCCGGCGCCAGACAGACCAGCCACGGATCTCGTCCAGCCGGATCGGGCGGGCGCGGTCGATATAGCTTTGCTGGCGTTCATCCAGACGATCGGTGATGTCGCCGCCCAGAAACAGCATGTT
This window harbors:
- the ilvD gene encoding dihydroxy-acid dehydratase, with product MKNSRFDKSRLPSRHVTEGPARAPHRSYFYAMGISEDEIHSPWVGVATCWNEAAPCNIALARQAQSVKQGVKKGGGCPREFTTITVTDGIAMGHEGMRSSLASRDAIADTVELTMRGHCYDALVGLAGCDKSLPGMMMAMVRLNVPSVFIYGGSILPGKLNGRDVVVQDVFEAVGQHAAGKMSDAELEILERVACPSAGACGGQYTANTMACVSEAIGLALMNSSGAPAPYESRDQYGLASGEAVMTLIEKNIRARDVVTRKSLENAARVVACTGGSTNAGLHLPAIAHEAGIPFDLFDVCDVFRDTPYFVNLRPGGDYVAKDLFEAGGVPVVMRELRRAGLIHEDCITASGRTMGEELDLVDREIDGKVIHSVAAPLSRTGGVVGLKGNLAPDGAIVKVAGITPEHQVFTGPARVFECEEEAFEAVTRRDYSEGCVIVIRNEGPAGGPGMREMLATTAALSGQGMGKKVALITDGRFSGATRGFCVGHVGPEAAHGGPIALIRDGDMITIDALRGEISVALPDEELARRRAEWAGPRKTDYAAGVLWKYAQLVGKARYGAVTHPGAAAETHVYMDQ
- a CDS encoding competence/damage-inducible protein A: MQSDNPTAAILVIGDEILSGRTREGNAHYLSQVLNSIGVDLREVRVVGDDQDQIVASIRALDKSLGGAWDMLFTSGGIGPTHDDITADAVAAAFGTGIEINEEARRIMVERWEARGVEVTGNRLRMARIPLGAALIPNAHSAAPGFHIGNTYVMAGVPEVFRAMVEAIVDTLPTGRPSVSEALEVLRPESDVADELRAVADDFPDLSLGSYPFQRGQRYGTSLVIRGLDGKRVTDAMTALRERLAM
- a CDS encoding LacI family DNA-binding transcriptional regulator; the protein is MNTKRPRRPLTLRDVSEASGVSEMTVSRVLRNRGDVSAATREKVLTAARTLGYVPNKIAGGLASQRVNLVAVVIPSLSNMVFPDVLGGISAELDDTGLQPVVGVTNYSPSREDTVLYDMLSWRPSGVILAGLEHSRAARAMLDNAGLPVVEIMDVDGEPIDTAVGISHRRAGNEMADEILAAGYRRIGFIGTHMPEDHRARKRLAGFEERLGEHGVQLAAREYYQGGSSLLKGRELTERILTREPDLDFLYFSNDMIGAGGLLWCLENGYDIPSRLGLAGFNGVELLDGLPMRLTTTDARRIDIGRRAARIVAGKEPRPESGVVALAPTIMPGETIRRR
- a CDS encoding DUF2380 domain-containing protein produces the protein MRQTIYAAIAALMPLTAVAEGIALFPVKLLDTSQEVRDQTTDHERRLGILTDILYSELDGAKLIGLGSISHCQPQTTDCLLAVAQDAETTQAVFVVVQKASTLILQIFVTLVDVESGELIASRDLNFRGDNDESWRHAGMFLVGQLQSLGD
- a CDS encoding 4a-hydroxytetrahydrobiopterin dehydratase, with protein sequence MTGLGKEKIVDGAPALATAELRAALADLPEWRLAQDGKSIRRDWRFKSFKRAAQLANLAAWQAEAANHHPDIAFGWGFASVTYATHSAGGVTMNDLIMAARLDAATG
- a CDS encoding GNAT family N-acetyltransferase; amino-acid sequence: MIADPQIARAFETTWPAAEYASVGGLVVGRGRGGGGRVSSARAARPDWSDTDIARAEAVQRGWNEQPMFRVADDDAALAAALVAQGYRHGTPTAILAADCAHLGALPVPPMTAFPIWPPLAMQRDIWRDGSVSAPRQAVMDRVALPKTALLGRITDRAAGAAFVALDGPVAMIHAIEVVPALRRQGVAGWLVRMAAIWAQEQGADRLALAVSRANTAARAAYDRLGFTELGGYGYWSKD
- the map gene encoding type I methionyl aminopeptidase, which gives rise to MNDARQTREGIRIHDPQDFQGMHAAGLIAAQILDEVGSLVQPGATTGALDDFIRNRVEELGAVSATIGYRGYQHASCISVNHVVCHGIPGEKLLTDGDILNIDVTVIVDGWYGDSSRMYVAGRPSVKARRLIQVTHDALMKGIEAVRPGATFGDIGWAIQSYVESNRMSVVRDFCGHGLGRTFHAPPNVLHFGRPGKGPVLEEGMFFTIEPMVNLGRPETKILADDWTAVTRDKSLSAQFEHSIGVTPDGCEIFTPSPKGIFFPDLG
- a CDS encoding DUF6478 family protein: MAIRPRKWLERKAREQVLRQWTALANGVEALGPASLRHLRSEALDLRGNLNRFLTGADRHAVRSRAALDALHLPGGTDWRWRPAFMAGRISPRGLVAPESGGLLCDGAAVWHDCPERALILEQIVTSGATELSPFGIRLEGFGFSGSFLSLSVDLPASVLQGLTRSHILRLETGISAERAACVYARLNIGHGPNIDEITLQLPGFEPGVYSQQVTEFDLAYTQLNEKRLEKIWLDLIFEAPRMNAVEIRELFVSRHLRAEF
- a CDS encoding tyrosine-type recombinase/integrase, which gives rise to MEVRIYVGAWLRDHLAAGYRQLGKNILPDFGHLSADQITVEDCRSFIAKRRRAGRLDGTIRTDLGCLQTCLSWAGKTRLIPTAPRIELPRTPQPRDRYLTRKEVEQLIAAADAPHIRLAILLMVTTASRIGALLELTWDRVDLARRVIKLAPNDLGPRKGRATVPINDSLMAALQNAKLSGVSDYVIEWGGRKVGSIKAGFNAAVARAGISHCTRHDLRRTAGRFMAEAGVPIEEIAEYLGHTNPNITRATYARFSPQHLRKAAGALEIRPVVSVRQTKERTL
- a CDS encoding GNAT family N-acetyltransferase, giving the protein MENQNLVIRPFDVATDIEKLSSIWFEASLKAHPFIGEPRLLEQRRLIERKYLPKAETWVACHAGEAIGFISLLGNFIGGIFIAPDRQGMGVGRKLIAHALDRKGELSLEVYTANEQAVRFYTSLGFREVSRRDVDDFGYPFQNAALHLKG